CGTCTCTGGAGAACTGGACCGCATTGTCGATCCCAAAGAGGGGGCCCGGGCAGCCCAGGAAATTCCCAAGGGTCAGTACATCGAAATCCCCAACTGCGGCCATGCCCCGCAAATTGAAAAATCGGCCTATATTAACCGATTAGTCATCCATTTCTTGACTCACCCGCGTCCAAATTGTAAGCAGACAATGCTACAACTGTTGATTAAGAAACCTTCCCGAGTACATTCATGATCCCCGGCTCCACAAATTCTCCTAACAACGGAACCAAGAAGTTGGGCAAATCTTCACTTTCTGACTGGTGGCTGGTTTTCTCGAAATTCCGCAAGCACGGGTCCAAGATCGCCACCATGATCCCGAGTTCGAGATTTCTCTCGAGAAAAATCATCAAAGGGATCGATTTCGATAAAGCCAAGTGCATCGTCGAATTGGGTGCCGGCACAGGCCCCATCACCCAGGAACTCCTCAAGCGGGTTAAACCGCACACCAAGCTTCTGATCATCGAGAAAGACGCCGATTTCTGCAATCGGCTCCGGGAACGGTTCCCCTCCTCGCAAAATCCCAATGCGGAAATTATCGAAGGAGATGCGGCCCGACTCGATCAGATTCTGGCCGAGCGAGGTTTGGAGACCGCCGATCACGTAGTTTCGGGTCTTCCGCTGCCCTCAATTCCGGAAAACATCCGCTACGACATTATGGCCTCCTCCATGCGAGTCCTGGGCCCTAATGGTACCTTTCGGCAGTTGACTGTAATGCCCTGGGTCTACCGTCGGCTGTACAAGAAGTATTTTGGCACGGTGAAATTCGATCTGGTGCCCCTGAACTTCCCTCCTGCAGGCGTCTACTTCTGCCAGGGTTTCCGATTTTCCAATGCCTCGTAAGATCGCTAGACCTTGAAATTCATCGAACTATTGACCGGTAATCTGGTATCGCGCCGAGTTGCCGAAACCGGATTGCTGAAATACTCCCGACGTCGAGTCAAAAAGCTCGACGAGATGAAGGTTCCTGAAGTCCAGCAGGAAACCTTACTCCGACTGGTGAGTTACGCTTCCGGCACATTATTCGCCCGCGATCACCGCTTTCACGAAATCAACTCGATTGAAACGTTTCAAAAAAACGTCCCGGTTCGGGAGTATGAATTCTTCTGGGACCGCTACTGGAAAGACGCTTACCCACGCCTGGAAGGGCTGACTTGGCCGGACAAGATCCCGTATTACGCCCTTTCTTCGGGTACCACCAGCGGCAGCACCAAGTATATTCCGATCTCGCATCAGATGATTGCCTCCAACAAAAAAGCGGCGTTCACTCTGCTGTCATTTTTTAAGAATGCGTACCCGGAATCCCGGATTTTCAACGGCAAAGTTTTCTTCCTGAGTGGTAACACCGACATGAAGGAACTAGCCGACGGCAGCCGGGCAGGCGATCTCTCGGCTGTCGCCGCACGAGAGGTCTGGCAGGGAATTCGCCCCTATACGTTTCCGCCCATGGAACTCGCTCGGATTCCCGACTGGGAAACCAAGGTTCAGAAACTGGCCGAAGCGGCGGCCCGGGAGCCGATTACCGCCATCAGTGGCGTCCCTTCCTGGATTCTGTTTCTCTTCGATCGACTCAAAAAAGTCACCGGCAAGAATACCATCGCCGACATCTGGCCGCTGTTACGGCTAGTGATCCACGGTGGAACTCGCTTCGATCCCTATCGCGAACTGTTCCAAAAAGAAATCGGCAGCGATCAGGTCCAATTCGTGGATACTTACCCGAGTTCCGAAGGGTACATTGCCACCGAAGACCCTCGCTATAAACTGCTGCGAGTAATTCCCGACTGCGAAATCTTTTACGAATTCATTCCTTTCGACGAACTCGGCAAAGACAATCCGACCCGCCATACCCTGGCAACAGTTGAAACGGGCGTGAATTATGCAGTTGTGTTGACCAGTTGTGCAGGGATGTGGGCTAACCTGCTGGGCGATACAGTCGTCTTCGAAAAACGGGATCCTCCCCTCCTGCGATTCAGTGGTCGAACGAAATATTTCCTCTCCGCATTTGGCGAACACCTTATCAGCGAAGAGATCGAAAAAGCGATCGCAGAGGCTGCGCGGCAAACCGATGCCGTCTATTCCGATTTCCACGTTGGGCCGATCTTCTCGACCGACCCATCGGAACCGGGCACGCATCGCTATCTGATCGAATTTCGTCGTAAACCGAAGGACATGAACAGCTTCATCAAAATCTTCGATGACTATCTCAAAAACATAAACGAGGATTACGAAGCCCACCGGAAAAACAACCTCACCATGCGTCTACCGGTGGTCGATATCGTGAAGGAGAACGGCTTTCTCGAATGGATGCTGGCCCACGGCAAACGACCGCCCCAGCACAAAGTCCCCCGGATGGATAACACCGGGAAACTGACCGAATCCATGCGCAGTTGGTTTTCGTCCCATCAGTGGCTCGACCAATAGATGCCACATGCCCTCTGATTCCCGGGCTATAATCGGCTGCCTTCTGGGAACCGCGGCAGGCGATTCCCTGGGATTGCCTTACGAAGGGCTAACTCCTCAAAGGGCCGCTCGAATCCTGGGAGTTCCGCTAAGACAGCGATTCCTCTTCGGCTACGGAATGGTATCGGATGATACCGACCACACTTGTCTCGTCGCAGAGTCGCTGCTGCTCTCCCAGCAAAATCCCGAACTATTTTTGAGGCTTCTGTCGCGCCGACTGCGTTTTTGGCTCCTCAGCCTGCCCGCAGGTGTCGGTAAAGCCACCGCTCTGGCCCTTTTCAAGAGTTGGTTGGGCTTTGGGGTTAAAACCAGCGGGGTCTATTCCGCTGGGAATGGACCGGCCATGCGGTCCGCCATTCTCGGAGTACTCCTCTCCGATAAACAGCAACTTGCAGAGTTTGTTCGCCTCTCGACGCGAATCACCCATACCGATCCCAAAGCCGAGTGGGGAGCCTTGGCCATAGCCCTGGCCGCGCGGCAAAGTGCTGACCTGCAGTGCGATGGCCGACTGCTACTGAACGATCTGAAAGCTTTAACGGGCGGTTCGGAAGCCGAAGAATTACTGACTAGCTTGCAGCAAGTGATCGATAGCGTCGGATTGGGCGAAAAAACGGAGCGATTCGCTCATTCGGAAAATTTGTCGGCGGGAATTACCGGCTACATGTACCACACGGTTCCCATGGTACTTCATGTATGGCTGAGTCATCCCACGGATTATCGCAGGGCCATTCAGGAAATCATACTTTTAGGTGGCGATGCCGATTCCACCGCGGCGATTCTCGGTGGGATTATTGGAGCCCGTGTCGGCAAAGACGGGATTCCCCGAGAATGGCTAAAGATTCTTGCTTGGCCCCGAGACCTCGCCTGGATGGAGAAATTGGGGGAGGAATTGGCTAATAAAGCGGACTCAAAGATAACTGCTCGCCGGAGCTTTAGCGTTCTGGCAACCCTGCCCCGAAACCTGATATTCCTGGCAGTAGTACTGGTGCACATTTTTCGAAGGTGTCTGCCGCCCTATTGATCTTCTGTATCTACCGTGACTTCATTTACCGTTTCCAGTTTCAATTGAGCGAAAATATCTTCCAATCGCTTGAGACTTGCATTGAGCGATTGCGCGGCCATTTCATAATTCGTATGCGGCGAGAAATTCTTGTAGTTTGCCGAGTAGTAGTCGGCTACCTTCCGAAGCTTAGGTAATTTCCCCCGTAAGCGACGCAGATATTTGGCGTAATCGCCGGACAAAAAAGAGGGTTCTACCGCGCGAATCGAATCGTAAAGCGTCCGGGGAACTTCCAGCATTTCTGCATCGTCCTGAATTTCTTCCGCATGCTTCAGAAAGGTGCGAATCATCCAAAGGTGGGCAAGTACACCGTTTAGTTCGCCGATGGCTTCCGTTGGAGTCATAAAAATCAGTTCACATCGTCCCGGGAAATGACATCGGGTCCGCTGCCCGCCGTTTTTTCGTAGTAGCCGCCTCCCGCTTTTTTGTACTGCGTAAAACCCAGATTCGTCAAATTCTTAGGAGCCAGCGAACCGGCCCCGATATCTGTAAATTTTCCGGCGATTCGCGGAGCAGAAAGCAGCCGACGAACAGGTTTGCCATTTTCGGGGTGCTGGGTTAAGGGTGCTTCGCTCATGCCCTGGAGGGTCTCAAAAACTTCACCTTCGCTACCATCGGCTTCGATGACTTGATAAACATAAAGGGGCATCGGTATCTACCTCCGGGAGTAGAGTGATATTGGTTTACTTCTATTATACCACATCTGGTATCAACGACTTCGACCTTGCAAGACTGGCTCGCAACCCAGGCGATCCATTTAATGATTCGGTAGGATTAAACCGATGATTCCGCTTATCCCGGTTATCGACATCCAGAATGGGATCGTCGTACACGGTATTGCTGGGAACCGAGCGAATTACCTGCCTCTCAAAAGCGTCTGGACCGAATCCACGGATCCCCTCGAAGTTGCTCAAAAACTTTGGGATCTTTATGCCCCGCCGGCAGTTTATATAGCTGATCTCGATGCAATCTCGGGGAAGCGACCAAATACCGCACTCTACGAGGCCTTGATTCGGCGAGATATCCACTTCTGGCTCGATGCAGGACCAGCCGGTCTGGATATCCCATCCACGCGAACGATCCATGCTTTGGAATGGCTGAAGGAATTCCAAGCTGAAGAGGATACGGCAATTTTTTCGCTCGACCTCCGAAACGGATTTCCCCTTCGAGCTGACCCGCGCTGGCCGGAAGATCCCTTGGAAATTGCCTTTCGAGCGGTTGAAGCGGGCTATCGGGAATTGTTACTTCTGGATCTCATGAGAGTGGGAACCGGACTGGGACTCAACACGGAGCCCCTGGCTCAGAAACTTAGAAACAAATATCCGGCACTTCGGTTGATGCTGGGCGGCGGCATTCGAAGCCACGAGGATATTAATCGTTTGGAACCTTTGGGCCTGGCAGGAGTACTGGTGGCTTCGGCTCTGCACGACGGTTCCATCCGGCCGCGGCATTAGAATTCGACTATTTGCGCCATTCGTAGGTGGCGGATTGACCGAAACTTTCTTCGATCTCGACTCGAAGAACATCGGGTACGAAATGGTGCTTCTGCTCGAGCTCTTCGAGCAGCTTGACGGCCAGATATCTTCCCAGCAATTCGGCAGTAGTATTTTCGATCGGCAGAAGAACGCATTCACTTCGAGGGAATACCCATTCCCGATCCTTGTAGGAAACATGGACTTGAGGACCGACCTCTTTGATTTTGATGTGCGGATTCCTTGTCGGCAACATCATGAAGTGATCCAGCTCATCCGTTAACCGACGGCCAATATTTTTCAGCGTCACGAAGTCGAACAGGTAATAGCTGGGATCGAGCGGCCCTTCGAGTTCAATGGCCGCCCGGTAATTGTGGCCGTGCAGCCGTTCGCATTGATCCCCATCATAAGTTATGAAATGCCCGGAGCAGAACACGAGGTAGTCTTTCGTGACGCGGACGGTGTAGCGTTCGGTTGCCATCGTTCTCAATTCGAATATTCAGTCCAGGTAAATGGTATCGTCAAGTCTACCTTATTTGTCCGGAGCCAGACGAACAAGGAAGCGGTGATGAGATCCGCGGTAGTTCCGGGATTGAGCCTGTTACCTTCGGAGCGAAGGTAGGCATCGAGTTCGCGATATCGCAGGCGATTTGCTGCGGATTGAAGATCAGACATCGATAGTTCGTAAGCTTTGCGGGCAATTTCGTTCTCTCTCTCCTTCCCGACTTTTCTTCGAATCAATGTATCTCCTACACCTAAAAAGATGAGTTGAAGTTCGAGAATTGACTGCTCCATTGTCAGGCCCTGCGCAAGCCATCCCGTAAAGAATCCGGATGCCCCAATCACGGATATGAAATTGCAGCCTTCGTGATACTGTGCGGCCACGCCATCTCGATCGCTGGCCATCTGCATCACTGCCTGAAGATTCAGGGTCGGGGGTTTTGCAACGTCCTGATCCTCGACTTTCCCCATCCCTCCAGGGCTGGCGAGGCGTATCGCCTGATAGACGTTTTCGGCATCCTGTACAGTTGTCGCCGACAAAAGCTTCCATAGATATTCCGATTCGAATATTTCAACTTTGGATAGTGGTACTAAAAGCAGGACTATCCCCAGATTCGTGTTTGTATTCACGACTCTTCGAGTGGCTTTGATGCATTCGAGTACCGTTTCCCCTATGGGAGCATCGACCATATTGGCAATCACAGGGGCGATTGCGTGAGCACTCTGGACGAAGTCGAGATAGGTGAGGTCGTCGAAATCCCGGTATCGATGTACATTTCCCGCTTTGCGAGCCGTCGCCTCCCAAAGGCATGCGGTAAATACGGCTTGTTCCAAATTCAGTTGAATCATTTTCGGATCGCTTTCAGCATTTCCTTCGCGACATCGACGCCGCAGGTTGGGGCGATATGCCGCCAGCCGGGAACGGCATTGACTTCGAGAACGAATTCTTCACCCGAGGGAGATTGCAGAATATCTACGCCAACCGCCCAGCCTTGAACGGCATGCGCGGCCCGAATAGCGCGTTCTTCCTGTGCCGCGGAGAGTTTTACCACTTCGGAAACCGCACCACGGGAGCAATTGGTTCGCCAGTCGGTCTGGGAGGATCTTTTCATGGCAGCCAGTACTCGACCGTCCAGTATGAAAACGCGGATGTCGTAGCCCGGATGTGGAATGAACTCCTGCTGGTAGATGACAGCTTGCGAACGCTCCAGGGTTCGGAAAGTCCGCCAGGCTAAATCGGGATCGTGCACACGTAAAATTCCCCGTCCTTCCGAGCCAAATATCGGCTTGATCACCACTTCCTGTCCGAGAATTTCATACCCCTCCATAGCTGCCTCCGCCGTTTGGGAGACATGAGTTCGCGGCACACAAATTCCGGCTTTCGCCAGCATGACCAGAGTCAGATACTTATCGATACAAATTTCCAGGCATCGAGTCCGATTGTAAACCGAGCAACCGGCGAGCTCTCGCTGGTAAAGCGCGTTCATGCGAAAGATCACCTGTTCCAGGGATCCGAGCGGCATGGTTCGAACGATTAAAGCCAGACAATTCGCAAAAGCGTCAATTGATTTCCCAGGCAATTTTCGCTGGACCACGGAAGCCTGCAAACTTTCGTGTGAGAACTGTTTCACTTCCATCCTGAGCTCCCCGGCGGCGCGCAACAGGTCGCGAACGTGCCAGCCCCGGCCGGAAGATACTATCCCAATGGTTTCCATCCCTTTTTCATAGCGGAATTGAGTCTTTCGACTCTCCCACTTCAAAATTGGCTTCAGCGGAAAAATGTAAGAATTTAATTCACTTCCAAAAATAGCGGGTTAAACTCTACAGGATGAAACGAGGGGAGCCTCGCAACAAATTAATATCCACTTATATGATTGGAGTGTATAATGGCGAAATTTGAAGTCTACAAGGATAAGGCGGGAGAGTTCCGCTGGCGCTTCGTAGCCACTAACGGACGGATTATTGCCGTTTCCAGTGAAGGCTACAAGAGCAAGAATCATTGCACTCATGGAATCGATCTGATCCTAACCGAGGGGAAAAAAGCCCCAGTGGAAGATATCAAGAAGTGATAGTTCGAATCGATTTTTTTCGCTGGATTCTACCAGGATTATTATCGCCCAATTCCGCCCCCGGCGGCCGGTCCAAATAAGCCGGAGCCAGTACCGCGACTTGCCAAGAGGTTGGGAACCACTTCAAACTGGAAGCCGAAGTTATTGAGGATCGCGTTGTAATTGAAGCCGAAATTGATCGTCAAGTCCGTACCCGTTCGGGAGAACATCAGAGTGTTGGACAGACTCTGATTCAGGCCGAAGTCGTAGGTAGTACTTGCGATGATTGAATACTTCTGACTGAACACGTATTGCACGCTGGCGGTCAAGGCTTTGGAACGCACCGGGTCGAACTGACGGTAGCCGATGTAGAAGCTGGTGCGATCGGGCCGATTGAGATACGTTCCGATATTCCAATAACTCACCCCTGGATCGTACGGATCGAACCAACCGCTGGAGGTAATGCCCGTCCGGTCGCCGACGTACCAGTAGGAATCATATTCCAGGAACGAGACATTATGACCGAAGTTATCCCTGTTCTTATCGGGGAAGATACTTGCCGACAGGTCTAAGGTCAACCAGTCGACGGTATGCTCCATCCCCGGGTAGCCGCGTTTGGTCTGCCATCGCTGATTCACGTCCAATTGCAAAATTTGAATGCTATCCAAGGTATCCGGGCTGGTATCCAAAAGCCGTCGGACCGCATAAGTCTGCGGATCGTAATAAGGCGAGTTGGCCAGAGCATAGCCCTTATATCCCGGCACATAAGCCGTCTGGAAGGGATGGATATCCCGCAAGGCCATATCTGTCGCGTCATCATTCAACCGATCCAATTGGGGAAGTTGATCATGCCCCACGTTGGTCCAGGCGTTGAAGTAGTTGGCACCGAAAGTGATTTTGTGATTCAAACCGTTCAGGTTGAGCAATTCACTTTCGACGTCGGAGTACAATTGCGACATCGGCAGGCTCGTTCGCACCCCGCCGCCACCGTAAAACCGGCCGACATCCTGCCCCTGTAAGTCATTGCTGTAGTAGGCCAGATCGACCTTCGCATACGGGACGACTTTCACAGGTCCGGCATTGAAAGGCAAGCTGATTTCCTGCATCACATCGAAGCGACCCGTGCTGGTTTTCTGATCGGTAGGCTCGTAGGGAAACGGCAGAGTATTGATCTGCCCCGGTGGAGAGAATGGCGAAAGCGTTGTACGGGCCGGATTCAACTGGGCGTAACCCGCGCTGCCCCAGGCGTTATATGTGAAGGTATCGAAGAACGATTGGCCGAGCCAGTAGCCACTCGCTTTAGGCAACCAGTTGGTTTCGGTAACCCAGAAGCGATCGAAATTCGCCTTACCCAGAACGGAGACTGCACCGATGCCATCCTGATATTTCAGGTAGCCGAAGGATTCGAGGTTATCGCCCGAATCGAATTCCGGCTTGTAGTAAGATTCCAGAAAGCGCGGATCGCTCAGATGAGCGATCTGACCCATGAACGTCAACTCTTCCGTGACTTCCAGCTGACCTTTCCAGGATATTCGACTTCGATATTGCGAAGGCTCAAAATCGTTCTCGCGCGGCCCACCCAGTTTGTCATGCCCCTGATCGTAAATCCCATACGCTTTGAATTCCGTCATGAACGGCATATCCATGCCGTAAAACTTGTCGCCGCGATTGCTGTAACTGGTGCCCAGGGCCGGCCCCCGATCGCTCAGGTAATCCGCTTGCAGATCCCAGCGTTCGCCGGGGAGCGGAGTCATGGCGAGAAGGTCGAGGACGCTCCAGGTCGTGAGAATCTGGGTACCGAAGATCTTGTCGGTTCGGAACGCAACACTTTCCAGCGGCCCGAGAGGTCGATTCACGTTACCTGCCATGTAGGGCACGTAGAAAAACGGATACTCCATCGCCTGCAGCGTCACATTTTGCGCTTCAAAAAGCGTCTCCGGTGAAGTGATATCCTGCTGCAACAAGCGGTTGTAGTATTGGTTGCCGAAAATATTTCGGCGAATGTCCGGTTCCTGAACAATGTCCACGGTCTGGGCGTTCATGCTAACGCCCGGATCGGACGGTAGACTGCTGGAGGACATCTGAACGGCTTGAGCCCGGAATTCCGTCGGCGACAATTGCAGAATTTCTCGTGCCTTAATCACTGCCGGATCGCGGAGCCCCTGCCGGAAGAATTGCAATACGCCATTGACCGCGATCGCTTTATCTTTACTCACATCGTAGTAAACCTTGTCGGCTCGCATGGTCTTATCTTCTTGCGGGGTGCCATCCGCATTCTTCTTCTCCGTGGAGTTGCCGTACCGGACGATGACATTACCCGACATGAAAACTTCAATTTCCCGCTCGTTGCCCGCCGGCTGTGGAGTCGATGAATTAATCAACTCGTCGATTTGTCCCCCTTTGAGCCATACAACCACATCGTCGGCTTGAACATCGAGAAAGGTGCTCTTGTCCCCCTTGATGAAGGTGGCGAACATTTTGATCCCACCCGTCAGGATGGCAATCTGCTGTCCCTGCGGTCCATCAACGTACTTGATGTTGAAGCCTCGCGAAGTTCGCATCCCGAACTGCAGCAAGCGAGTTGCTCCCGTGGGAAGAGGAATCGCACTCTGGGCCGGCGTAACCGGCGGAGACACGGGTATGGTCGCATTTCCCGAAGGTGGGGCGGCCGTCGTAATCCCGGGCACCGGGGTGTTAACTTGCGAGGATTGAGAGGATCTGGATTGTGAGTTCGAATCGTTGGAGGGGATCGGAATTGGTTCTACGAAGCGCGGAAGGACAGGATCCTGAGCCGAGGCCGGATTCCCAAACCCTGCGAGCACGAAAGTGCACACAGCTCCAATAAACGCGGTTCGCCAACCCACGCTGCCTCCCTGCTGCGCCTCAGTTAGTTTCAATCTGGCGTGGGAATACGGTCTGTAGAAAAAAGTGTCAAGATGAAGCAAAAAGGTCAATCGAAAGGCGAAGAGCCGCTCCGGGAAGGAGCGGCTCTCGCTTATTTGCAAAATCAGGCAAAAGACAGAATCTGGGAGATTACTTCTTCTTGCCGAAGGCGAAAAGGTTCTTCTCGGTCATCACGTAAAGCACTCCGTTTGCAACCACGGGAGTACTCCGAATCGGCTCGCCGATCTCGATTTTGGCCAGGAGATACTCTTTTTCGACTGCTTTACGGACTTCAATCAATTTTTTACCTGCAGCTTTCTCATCGGCTATTTGGGATGCGATTTCGACTTCGTCCATGTCCTTGGGTTGCTTGCTGTGCTTGAATACGAAGAGATCGCCATCTTCATTCCCAATGAAGACTTTCCCATCGACGTAGTAGGCAGATCCCCAGATTGCCGACTTCACGTCAAATTGCCAGAACTTCTTACCCGTTTTCGCGTCCAGACAATGGAGATACCCGGCCAGCTCGGAAATGTAGAGAACATCGTCGATGATACAGGCGGTGCTCATGGTCCGACCGAAAACGTAATCGCGTTTGGCGTTGGCTCGCTTTTCCGCACCCCCGTAATGCCAGACCACCGCGCTGTTCGGGTTCGGTTTGGTCTTCGGTGGGAACACCGAACCATCTGTGACCAGTTCGGGGGAGAGATCGACTACCCCTTTCCCGCCCTTGGTGGGATCGATGCACCAATAGTGGCCAATGCCCTCGAAATGCTCGGGATCCTGACCCGTACCAATGAAGACTTTACCCTGGTGAATTACTGGTGTTCCGATGAAATCGCTTCGAGTGCCTTTACCGCCCAAGTCGTATTTGGAATCTTTGGGATTGGCGTCGAACTTCCAAAGCAGATCTCCGGTGTCGGGCTTGAAGCTGTAAAGCCAGCCGTCGCCGCCCGGGAAAATCACCTGTTTGACGCCACCGATCTCGCCGTAGACCGGATTGGACCACTGCCCGTGCATAATGTGCTTGCCGGGCAAGTTGCTTTTCCAAACTAGCTTGCCACTGTTTTTGTTCAAAGCGATGAAGCTGGGGGCTTCGGGTGACGGAATATTGATGTGGCCTTCGTCCACGCCGTTTGCAGTGACCAGGAAAAGCATATCGTCGATAATCAGCGGAGAGCCATCCGACATGTTGTGAGGGAACACGTTCAGTTCCTTCATCATGTCGAATTCCCAAACGATCTTGGAGTCCGTCGGAGTTTTGTACTTCTGTTTCTCCGCGCCTTCGGCACCCTTGGTGCAGCCGTCGACATCGGCACAAACGACCGTACAGCGGTTGGTGGTATAGTACACCCGGTCTTTGACCACCGTCGGTGTGGAGCATAGCCCTTCGCGCGGCCAGTCGTGTACCTGACCGGACGGCAGCTTATCATGAACCGATTGCCAGAGGAACTTTCCGGTGGCTTCCTCGAAGCACATGAGAATACCTTTATCGACCGGTTGCTTGTTCGTCGGATCGATATCGCGATTGTTTCGCGGGTTCTCGTTATTGGTTCCGACGAAAATGCGGCCGTTGGCAATGGTCGGCCCGCCATAAGCGCGGGAGCCCAGTGCCGACTTCCAGATCGCGTCTCCCACTTCGAATTTGGAGGGGATGTCGGTATCGATCGGGTTCACCATATTGTGATTAGGCGTCCCACCGAACATGGGGTGATCGCTGGTCCCCTGCAAGTTCACTCGCTCGGCGGATGCAGGAAGAATGCCGATCTCGGCGGAAGAGGCCTGACCCGTGTGCTGAATGGCAAACCACACGCCAAACCCCACCGCCATCGAGCAGGCAGAGCCCGCTATCCACCGACGCAAATCATATATAACGCTCATAAATCCGGTTTCCTTGAAAATTCGTGTGAGAATCAAGGCACTGCCGGGAAGCAGCACCTCACCTTCTTTATTTTTTCAACGGCGTGATCATCACGTTATCGTAGTAAATTTCTCCGCCCGGCGAGTCGGCCTCCGCGTTGGAGATATAGCCGTAAAGGGCCGCCGCTCCGCCGGTATTGGGCATCGGATCGGTGAACTCAATCGTCCACTCAGCCGGTTCGGGTTCTCCCTTGGGCCAGACTTTCGCTTTCACCACTCCCAACTTGGTTTCAACGCTCAGTTTGGTGTGGTACCAGACTCCCGATTTCCAGGTGAATTCCTTCTGAATGTTAATGCGAGGCAACGCTTCCCAAGAGGTTAGTCGAAGTTCGCGATGGCCGTTTTCGTCGGTCTTGCCGTCCAGAATCAACAGATACCGTCCGTTGACAACACCCATATCGGGGAGCTTTTTCTTAGCTTCCAATCCCTTGATATCCGCTTCGATCGTGTAGTCCGAAATGTCAGTTTGAGAAATGTACGCATTGGCTCGGGAAATCGGCGGTCGGC
The genomic region above belongs to Telmatocola sphagniphila and contains:
- a CDS encoding LPS-assembly protein LptD, with the translated sequence MGWRTAFIGAVCTFVLAGFGNPASAQDPVLPRFVEPIPIPSNDSNSQSRSSQSSQVNTPVPGITTAAPPSGNATIPVSPPVTPAQSAIPLPTGATRLLQFGMRTSRGFNIKYVDGPQGQQIAILTGGIKMFATFIKGDKSTFLDVQADDVVVWLKGGQIDELINSSTPQPAGNEREIEVFMSGNVIVRYGNSTEKKNADGTPQEDKTMRADKVYYDVSKDKAIAVNGVLQFFRQGLRDPAVIKAREILQLSPTEFRAQAVQMSSSSLPSDPGVSMNAQTVDIVQEPDIRRNIFGNQYYNRLLQQDITSPETLFEAQNVTLQAMEYPFFYVPYMAGNVNRPLGPLESVAFRTDKIFGTQILTTWSVLDLLAMTPLPGERWDLQADYLSDRGPALGTSYSNRGDKFYGMDMPFMTEFKAYGIYDQGHDKLGGPRENDFEPSQYRSRISWKGQLEVTEELTFMGQIAHLSDPRFLESYYKPEFDSGDNLESFGYLKYQDGIGAVSVLGKANFDRFWVTETNWLPKASGYWLGQSFFDTFTYNAWGSAGYAQLNPARTTLSPFSPPGQINTLPFPYEPTDQKTSTGRFDVMQEISLPFNAGPVKVVPYAKVDLAYYSNDLQGQDVGRFYGGGGVRTSLPMSQLYSDVESELLNLNGLNHKITFGANYFNAWTNVGHDQLPQLDRLNDDATDMALRDIHPFQTAYVPGYKGYALANSPYYDPQTYAVRRLLDTSPDTLDSIQILQLDVNQRWQTKRGYPGMEHTVDWLTLDLSASIFPDKNRDNFGHNVSFLEYDSYWYVGDRTGITSSGWFDPYDPGVSYWNIGTYLNRPDRTSFYIGYRQFDPVRSKALTASVQYVFSQKYSIIASTTYDFGLNQSLSNTLMFSRTGTDLTINFGFNYNAILNNFGFQFEVVPNLLASRGTGSGLFGPAAGGGIGR
- a CDS encoding outer membrane protein assembly factor BamB family protein — encoded protein: MSVIYDLRRWIAGSACSMAVGFGVWFAIQHTGQASSAEIGILPASAERVNLQGTSDHPMFGGTPNHNMVNPIDTDIPSKFEVGDAIWKSALGSRAYGGPTIANGRIFVGTNNENPRNNRDIDPTNKQPVDKGILMCFEEATGKFLWQSVHDKLPSGQVHDWPREGLCSTPTVVKDRVYYTTNRCTVVCADVDGCTKGAEGAEKQKYKTPTDSKIVWEFDMMKELNVFPHNMSDGSPLIIDDMLFLVTANGVDEGHINIPSPEAPSFIALNKNSGKLVWKSNLPGKHIMHGQWSNPVYGEIGGVKQVIFPGGDGWLYSFKPDTGDLLWKFDANPKDSKYDLGGKGTRSDFIGTPVIHQGKVFIGTGQDPEHFEGIGHYWCIDPTKGGKGVVDLSPELVTDGSVFPPKTKPNPNSAVVWHYGGAEKRANAKRDYVFGRTMSTACIIDDVLYISELAGYLHCLDAKTGKKFWQFDVKSAIWGSAYYVDGKVFIGNEDGDLFVFKHSKQPKDMDEVEIASQIADEKAAGKKLIEVRKAVEKEYLLAKIEIGEPIRSTPVVANGVLYVMTEKNLFAFGKKK